In Phalacrocorax carbo chromosome 1, bPhaCar2.1, whole genome shotgun sequence, the genomic stretch GTGTACTCTGTCAAACTGGATTTAATTTCAGTAGCTAGATCCCCATTTTCTTTGGCATTGCTAAATGTTTCCCAGCGGCTTCAgataataaaactgtttttgagTATTACTGGGATAAAAGTAAGTTATTGGTGTGGCCTGTACAATAGTTCATATTTTGCTCAGTGtttattttaagctgttttGATGCTCTGTGGAAATTCTCCTCtgtgtgcttttgaaaattctgGTGACCTTTTATTGATGAAGCTAAGTAATCAATTCAGAAAAGGTGTTTCCTGTGATAATCTGCAGATGTTGTAAACGTCATGTAAGTTACACTTGAATACGTGTTACCAGTGGTGGACAGCATCTTGTGTTTATGACAGGTAGGAAATAATGCCTCGTGGCAGCGGTTATGCAGGTATGGTTGGACAAGGTGGTCGTGGTGCCCTGCGCTAGGGGAGCACACACCTGTTGCTGCTGTCCTGAAAATCAGATTTATGGAACTGGTGCTTGACTCATCAAACATGTGCCTGTCTTTGGCAAAAGAAATGTGGTGATGGACAACAGCAAATACTGGATTGAAATGCTATTTACAATAGCCTTGTAAACAGAACTCCTATTGGTGAAGTGGAACTGGTCCGTGGCAGGCTCAAGGCACTCTTTGTCCAGTGTAAAGACGCTGTGGTTTTGTCCCAGAGCAGCGATTGTCAGAATCTTAATCACAGATGGATTGCTATTGGCCTGAAGCAAACAAAGGCATTTCATGTGGTAGGAGTGTGATGATCTAATTAGTTGGCTTTCATTGGGTCTGGTGAGAGAGAAGTAGTGTGCGGCATGAAACCTCCCAGAAAGAGCTGGGATGTTAATCTTGTCTGACCGCTTGCCCTAGAAGGTCTCTGACTCCAGCCTGGTATTGTTCCATCCTAATATTTGGATCAAGATACACAGATTGATTCAGCCCCATTTAAGTATGGAAATGTGTGTGAAAAATCCTCTCAGAAAAGGATGAGCTATAAGCCATGCATAAGAACTGCTGCTACCTTTGCCTCTGTTAGGTTGCGACTCATGTCTAACTCTTTGACTTGCCTTTAAGAAGTATGAATATAGTTGCCCTTTATACATTGCTTTTCCGTGTGCCTTTCCTGTGTCTAGACATATTCTATGTGTTGGCGGCTCTGAGAAAGGACTGAGGAATATTTTCAATAAGCTACAAAAATTTTGCAAGACGTGATTTTTAAACCCGGTGTTGACAAGGTAACGAAATCACAAATAAGCTTAAGCTTTCTGTAGCTTTTACCACATCCCTTGCAGAATGATTGAACCACATTGCTTCGTTATTAGTTTCCCTTTTGCTGCATCCCATTGCATAAGGCCAGCGTGGTCTGATGATTGTAGTCTCAAATGTGTGCCAAAACTTGCTCCAAGCTCCCCTCTGATTCTGTAGGcattcctctcttctttcctctagCACAAGAAATAGCTTTCTGATGTTCCTCTGGCTTTTGTTGCAGGAAGTAAGATTGCATGTTCCAAATGTTCCATGGAGATACAAACAAAATCTCTTCACTTCACTGGAGTCTGAGTATCGAGACCTGATCAGGAAAAACAACTGTGTACAGGAATCTTGGAGCCTGCTGAGTTAAGGCAACATGTTGATAGAAAGCTCAGGAGAATTATTACCTGGATTTCTGTCCAGCTTTGCCAGTATTCCTCAGCTTAGTGtctagataaagaaaaaaaaaaattaactttgggGAGGCAAATTAATTCCTTGTCTAATCAGAATCCTTCAGCTGATGTTTGTGGACCCTGTTTAGGTGTGTCTGAGTAGAGATGTTGAGGAGATTCTCAGTGAAAGTTTGCCCATGGGTACCAGTTCTTGGAGTGTGTTGCCTCTTTTGGTCTCTCCATCTCATTTCTGGGGCTCTGGAAGTTACGGGAAGGAACAAAGATGTGTTCTTTCACCTCTTAAATAAGCTTGTCTCTAGAAAACGGTGCCACCAGAGGGTGCTTGTGCAACCCAAAGGGCTCTGTTAATTGGAAGGCTTTCCAAGCTCTGCTGGCACTCGTGAGAGCTAATAGGTTGAAGCAATGATCTTGAGGAATTAGTTGTAGCCAAGTGATCTTGCTTTATGGAGATGCTGGAAAAGATGTGGCAAGTCACAGTAGCCTCTCTGTGATTagtaaaataaagcagagcTTTGGGGACTGGAAGCCATGGTTCTCTGAAAATGTCACTGCCTTGCTTGGAAGTGCCTGGTGGTGGGTATTAATAGCTTTTGCTATTACTACGCTGTTTCGGactcttttcccttctgtagTTAAGTCACTTCCCAGGCTGTTCTGCTGCAGTCTGCTCCACTGcaagaaaaatcacagctgaTGCAAAAGGCTACCTGTCTGTAGCCTCTCTAGCTTTGGTTGATGTGAAACTCCCAGCTCAATCCACTGCTTTCTTGTCAAATGGCTTGTGTTGTACGGGGAGGAAGGTAGAAGGGCTGAGGGATTTTCACTGGATGAAATATGCCTGCACAACTCATGCTGTGCTAAAGGCTGAGTGAATAACATGCAGGAGTATCAGGAGCTTTGGGGAATGGAGTTGATGTGAGGGAGGGGTGGGtgaaacagaatcacagaactgtcggggtttgaagggacctctggagatcatctcatccaacccccctgcttgagcagggacacctagagcagggggcacaggaacgcatccaggtgggttttgaatgtctccagggaaggagactccacaacctccctgagcagcctgttccagtgctccatcaccctcacagtaaagtagtttttcctcatattgaggtggaacttcctgtgttccaacttgtgctcattgccccttgtcctgttgttgggcaccactgaagagtccagtcccatcctcttgacacccaccctttagatatttgtaagtattgatgagatcccccctcactcttctcttccccaggctaaacaaacccaggtgtctcagactttcctcataagggagatgctccagtccccagATCacctttgtagctctctgctggactctccccaatagttccctgtctttcctgaactggggagcccagaaccgaacacagtactccagatgtggcctgaCTAGAGGGGGATGATAACCTctcctcgacctgctggccatgctcctttttatgcatcccaggataccattggccacgacagcacagtgctggctcagagtcagcctgctgtccaccagcactcccaggtccttagCGGAGCCACTTCCCAGCACaccaacccccagcctgtactggtgcatggggttgttccttcccaggaaCAGGACcgtacacttgcttttgttgaaacATGGGTGTTTAGATGATATGAAGCATCTGAATCTTGTGCCAGCAGAGCTAATGGGGTCCCTACCAATCAAAAGAGCAACCCATCACAACAGAATTGGTCTCAGACTTGACTTTCTTTCGTTTGGCATGAGAGCCTTGCTGTTACCTGCTCCCAGTTTCCCCCTGTGGTTGCTCTTTCAGCTGTTGAAGCCCATCTGTCACCTTCATAATAATTCACTCCCTTGTGATTTCCCCTCCTTACAAAATTGCTTGGGGGGGGGAAACATAAAACAATACGTGTCTaactgttttgggttttttctactTGTCTCCATGTTTTATGCCTTGCATCTGTTACCTGCATTTGTGGAGAGGCTGTCTTATATTTTTGCGTGTAATATGATGGGGACTGTGATTCTGGATTTTTAGATGCTATAGAAATGCAAGTGATGCTTAGGCAAGCTTATGGATTAAAGCTGAGGAGATTTGTTTGCAACAAGGTTAGCTGTTACCTACAgcaacagatttttgttttttatcctATAGCAACGGCAATGCTTTAGAAAGCTCCCAAACCCAAGTATCTTCACAGCTTTGTGTCTGAATATTTCTCTCATCTACCACTGGGGGGTGAGGAAGAACAACTGTTTCTGCAGCCAACCCACCCTGCCTCCTGTTATCTCATCCAGTCTTCGAGACTCGTGTTGGCTGTTGAGCTCTTGAAATTGTGATAGCTGTTGTTCTAAATGGCAAACCAGCATCTACTCCGACCATGAATTGAGGAAAAAGTAATTGAAGCATTTCTTCAGGAGTACTGGttcaagggggggggggagggggggggaagaagagcTTCCTGCTTTGAGGTCTCTTTCATGTCAAAGCTAGGATCTTTGGAGGCTTTGTACATCAAAGTTATTCTTAATGCACTATTTAGCCTTCTCAGCCCCTCTGAGTGATAAGGGGGAACAGAATAGAATCAgagaatagtttgggttgggaCCTTTTGTGTTTAAACACAAAACCCCTGAAAGCAGGCTTCAAGTTATACGGCACGTAGCCCTTTCCAGCTGCGGAATATAGGTTCTGCAAATGCCTGCTAGAGCAGTGTCCTTTTCTATTGGCAGGCTGTCTCCCAACACCATGGTGACACCCCACAAGAAGAGCATGCTGGGGAACGGAAACTATGATGTGAACGTGATCATGGCAGCGCTTCAGACCAAAGGCTATGAGGCGGTTTGGTGGGACAAGCGCAGGTACTGAGAAGTCGGGTAATCCTGGAGATGGCTGCTCTttgtaaaaatgagaaagagatgAAGTTAAAGTATCAGAATATCATCTTACTGCTGTCTTTTCTGCACTCTTTCAGGGATGTTAATGTCATTGCCCTATCTAACGTGATGGGCTTCATCATGAATCTGCCCTCCAGCCTTTGCTGGGGCCCCTTGAAGCTCCCCCTCAAGCGACAGCACTGGATCTGCGTCCGGGAGGTGGGAGGCACCTACTACAACCTTGACTCCAAACTCAAGGTGCCCGAGTGGATTGGAGGTGAAAGTGAGCTCAGGtaggatttttttattgtggTCCTCCTCAAATCCTTCCCTCTTGGACATGAGGAATCTGTCCTTAAACAGCTCATGGTTAAAACATTCATGGTTGACCTTCAATAGCAAAGATTTGAGAGTAGTGAGGTTCTTGTGCCTTCGCTTAGATTTATACCCCGTTTGTGCAAAGCTAGGAAAATGCTTTTGCCAGAGGTGATATCTGCGAGCTCAGGAAAGCCCGACTCTGTCTCTTATGTGGCTGGCTCTGTCAATAGTGATGAAGGTAGGGGCCAAATGTGGTATTAGTGGGTGACACCTGCAATGAGAGGTGCTGTGCCTCGCCTTCTCCTCAAATGAGAGAGTATCAGTATTCCTTTGCCTCTGTAGTAGTGATCTATGTGCACGTTCCCaacaaaaggctttccagattAGAAGTGCAGCCTTTTTCCAGCAAGCAGCTTTCACTGCTGTCAGGGAATCACCTGCCTGGATAAGCGTACGCTGTGCTTCTGGCTCGACTCCCCTCTTCAATCTTAATGTGAAGTAGTTGGTGTAATTACTTTGACTGTAAAGTCTCACATGCTCTTAGTTGCCGTTCGGCTTCCATTCCATCCTGTTCTAAAGCATACTAGCAGTTTTGCTGTCTCAGCTAGGCTTGTTCTGAGGTAGAGATTGCACATGAAGGATATTTGGAGAGCCTACCGTGCTGTTAAAGCCTTGATAAAGTGAATGTCAGCCTTTTGTGAACTTCTGGGATGAAGTAACACAGTTCTGGAACTGCTGTGCAGAGCTTCTGGTGGATTTTATCCTAGGTGTGCTGTTCTTCAGCAATAAATAAGGGCTTCCTATATAGGGAATTTTGGAAGTCTGGGCCGAAAGATATCAGAAGACATTGATTTGACTTTCATAGTTACTAGAGACAATGCAAGTTTGATACTAGAAAAAGCTTATGGGCAGAAAGGGGCTGCAGAACCATGTCGAATGACCAGGTGGTACACTGCTCCTACAACCTGTGATAAGGATGTTGAAACCATGTTagttttgtggttgttttctggtttttttttacaagtaTTCCAGATTTGttggaattattttaaaacacagtggGATTCTTGATCTCTGAGATCTGAAGAAACTGAACTTGGTCTTAATTCTATTTTTGCCACCTTGGAAAGTGTTACCTACATAGACATCTCTGCTGAGGTTAAGATCACTCTTATCCCATTCTGCAATAACTTGCTCTGTTAGAAGTGTGATAAATCTCATGGGGGAAGTTTAATATTTGGgccttttgtgttgtttttttaagtcagaaaaTAACTGAAGATGGTGTGCCTGGGTTTCCCAGCCATTCCTTGTGTTTGCAGATTTAGTTGTGTTTAGTTGTTGCAGAAGATGACAAAGTCCTATCTTCAGTAGtgcttatttctgtttcttttgtatgATAGGAAATTTTTGAAACACCAGCTGAGAGGAAAGAACTGTGAACTCCTGCTGGTGGTGCCAGAGGAGGTGGAAGCACATCAGAGCTGGAGAGCTGACGTGTGACCCGCACAGTCTCTGTCCTCCCACTACAGCTCTTCCCCTTTACTGAACTCCCGATGTCCTGAAACCTGGATAACGGGTGCCCCGACTCTTCTTGTCCGGAAACTTCCTTTGTTAggctcttctcttccttccttggTGCAATAGGGCAACAGTGTAGGAcactgcagggcagggggggaagAATTGAGGGCAGAGTGGAGGAAACTGGAAGCCAATCACTTTAACTGCAGAGGTGGGTGAGCCATGTGCCCTTCGGCCAGCTAGAAGGCGTTGTGCTCTTCAAAACTGGGCTTTGGGACTAGGGTGTCAGGAAGCCTCTGGCCTCCCTTTCCCCACACTGGTCAGGGCTGCATGTGTTGGGATGCTGCTCCCtccagggaggagcaggggccgagcatgctgctgcttctttgggAGTGTTTCCCTCCAAAACAAGTCGTCCTGAAGACATTTGCAGTTCCTAAGGGTCTCTCAGGACACTCAAACACTAGGAATGGTACGGTGCTCAGCATGACCCTCTGCTTCCTAGGGATGGTTTGTGCCAGGAATGAAAAATTATAACAGTGTCATTTTTCAATAAATCCTTTGGGTAGCTAGAGGATTCTTCCCCAGTGTCTCCAGGGATTTATGCACGAGGCAAGCAGTTCTTTGGCAGCATGTGGCTGGCTAGGGTGATGTGGAAACAGCAAGCACAGGCTAATTGAGGAGTTTCTTGACTGGAGAGGGGCCAtaatctgcttttgtttctttgtgctgtgttggggttgggttttttttcttaatatctgtGTTGGTTTTCTGCATGGTCACCCAGTAGTTCAGGGGCTGCtcagagagaagaagaaaattgaaggggttttgaaatgaattcattcccttttattttcctttttccagaagcCTAGCCCACAGTAACGAACGTCATGCAAAATGTTCCAGAAAAGAGGTAAAGTTACAAAGCAGGAATTGGCTGAGGAGGAAGTCTTTGTAGTAGTCAGGTTTTGCCCCTTTTCATAGTTACTAGGTGATAGGGTGGGAGATGCAGAGGGTCTACCAGAGCCTTCAGGCGCTAGGGAGACCCTGGCCTGGAAGTTGAACCAATGTCTCTTAGTGTTGGCCAACAAACATTCCGTTATGGACAAATCACTTtgtcctcccttcccttccatgGGGAAAAGAGTGACTAGGCACAGAGGCGCTACGAGGAACCTGTACTGGCTGTTTCCTGGTCACCTGGGCGAGCCATAGCTCAGTCATGCCTtccacagcaggaggaagaaatgctgAATTTGGAAGAGACTCTTGCATTTGGCTCTTCCTGGCTGAGCTGCCATTTGCTTCTCTGTTACGCATGGGATGTCTCAGTAAAACAGCCATCTCTGGGACATGATGGAGCTTGAAGGATCCTGCTCCATCATGCTGGGAAGTCTCATTACTGGCATTTGAGCTTGTGAAAGGAGGGGCCTTGTAACTACCTTTTctcagttatttttctcttgagaGCTCCACGGAGCGCAAGCGGGTGTTTGAAGTCGAGAGACCACCACACTTGCACCTTCCCAACAGCAAACACAGGCCATGTGGCGACAGGATGACTATGATGTTCACTGCCCCCGGACACCTGGCCAGCAGCATTTCAGAGTCTTTTGagcacagcctcccccagccaAGGGCAAATGGCTCTTAGGTTTTAAAGACCCAACATTTCTATAAAGTCCTATTTCATAACACATTCCACTGACTGATACCAGCTGGCAGAGTTTTTAAACACTTTACGGGCAGGAGGCGCAGCCTGCAGGCGCTCTGCTTGTgacttgaagccatttcttcaaggtggggtgggtgggagggtgggAACAAATCTCAACAGCAATGTTTTCTGTGCTGATTGAAGTCGCACTTTGGAGAAACCCTATTTGCATGGAAACTGCAAGCCAACAGCTCAGTGCACAATAtgcaaagatgttttaaaacatttttgggGCTACTTTATTCTCCTTGTATGTCAGCAGCTTTCCCATGGCGGGAAGGCCAGGGGGAAACAGCGTGATCCGGCTGCTCAGGTAACAGGAAAGCGCACTATCGTGCCCCCATGGGAGGCGAGGCTGCCGTGCCCGAGAGGGTGGGTGAGCTGGTCCAGTCCCACCGCTTGGGAGTGGGGAAGCCTGCGTTTGTTTTCTTgcctggttggtttttgttagAGACTTGTCTTGGGTTTGTTTACAGAGATGTATTTTGTTTaaccaaatattaaaaatggaagaaaaaaatttccatatAAATGTCCTCTTACTTCTCTATGTTCAGCTGAATTGTTCTGTAACAAAGtatgtaaaggaaaaataaaatttttttttctttggttataAAATTGCAACCTTTCTCAGAGCTAAGAACTTTGGAAGTTAGTTGCTGGTGCTGAGGTAGAATCACCTCTCCCAGAGCTGCCGTAAGCCAGCTGTGCTTTGTCAGCCACCTGCAGGTGCCAAAACCTGTCCAtcccttcccctgcagccatGCAGGGGCTCTCCCTGCAAAGCCCCCAACAGCTCTAAAAGGCAGGCTCACTTCTAAAGGATGTCTATTAAAACCACACTGCTCAGGTTGGATTTATTTAATATTCAATACAAAAAAATACGCAGCTGATATATCTGAGTTCTACTTTATGAGGCAGAGGTTCTGTGTGGAGGTGATCGTCTTGAACCTGGCCTGCTGCTCCCTCTCTACTCCCAAATGTGAAGTTGCAGGGACCGTGTTTTTGCACATGTCTTCCCAAAGAGCACGTTCTGCAGGGTACAGCTACCTGCACCCCTCCTTCCTTTGCTTTGCCTGCTGGGAAAGTTGCTCCTCTTCCCATTACTGGTATCCTTCGGCTCCAAGTCGGGTGGGAAGGGATTTGTTTAGTTTGGCCAGTGCCTTCCAAAGCCTGACTTGTGCCCCAGGGTGGGCGTGCGGGGGGCAAGGAGCTTCCCCCAGTTCAAGTCCTCGTAACTGGTGGTGGCACACTGAATGAAAGGAAAGACTCGCGACTTCTACAGGGAGAGGGTGCAGACAGGACCTTTCATCGGGTCTGGAGAGGGGACTTCCCCCACCTCATTATGAACAGGTCAATGTCCCAAAGgagaaccaaaaataaaaacaaacaaacaaaaaaatgccctGACCCAACAAATCAACAGTTCAATATATCATAATCTCAAGGTCTTCCCACATGATACGAATCCAACGCAACTCCTGCAAAATTAGATTTTTCCGGACAgtggaggcagggcccctggCATTCCCCCCGAGAGCCCTGTGTTGGGTCCGAGGAGGATCTGGAAGGAAAACGGTCAGTTGAGGGGCCGCAAGGACACAGGGcgcctgccctccctcctccccccagttGCATGGTGGGACACTGATGTTTCCACCAGCTTTAAGCAGCATTGGCTCCCTGCCCCGCTATGACAACCAAGTTTAATGCTCGACCTCAGCAAACACCACCGGAGGGGGTTTGGCGGTTGCTGCCTCAGGCCTGTGTGCGGTCCTCACCGCTTATTTCAGCCCAGCAAAAGCTGGGCTGCGTTTGCTGGAGTTTGCTGCCAGCCTGTTAGCAGGAATCAGCGAGGCCGCCCCATTGGAACACCCGACCAGAGCATCTGGTGGGATGAACGAGGCCAGAACGTGTAACAACCTGCACTTTGTTCCCTCAGCTCCTTTGACAGCTGGTAGCCGGCAGTGGGTACAGGCACCCTGAGCCAGCTCCGAGGGGCTGGCAGAGCACTCCAGGGCACCCCCGCCTCACCTGTCGCTGCTGCAGCTGTTGCTGTTGCTCCATCTGcagtttttcagtttcaaaaacGACAGGAAGAACCAGAATCATGAAGGAGGTGGTCCCAATCCACAGAGCTGCCCTGGAGAACCTAGGGAGGAGAAAGCATATTAGGAATCAGAAACGGTTCCTTAGCTGCTTCTCAGGGACACTAGGCTTCTCCCACGTTTCCCTTTCTGTGCCTTAGACAAcagccttcccccagctccACCCTCGAGCCCATTTTCCCGAAAAGCGTGTCCATTCGCCCAGCGTGCAAAACACCGAATTACGCACAAAGCAGAGGTATTTCATTCAAATAACTTTTGTGCAGAGGCGGGTGCTAGGCGGTAACCCCACAACGCCAGCATGCCGCACCGAGGCACACAACGTATtcacagttaaatgtgtcagtcacagccaATATTCCCGCCCCCCGCAGCTGATCATTGGGTCGTTTCTCTCTCGTTTCACCTTAAAGGCacagctccctttaaatttacCACGCATGCGCAGAAAGTGAGTGGCTTATTGAAGTAGGGGGTTTTCCAGCCTGTAGgcgtgatttttagtattacaATGAGGATGGTCCACCTAAAGGACGCTTAGTTTTAGCTCTTACCAACATCCCGATTAGTTGTTCTCCTGGACTATACACTTATCACCCAGCTCTCGGCGTcttctgaggcgggatgttcCCTGctatcagtctctcagctctcaaGGATATAGCCGTAAAACAAACGCTTCCCTACCTCCCGgctcccttctctggccgcCACGTTCTCTTTCACCAGGCTCACGCGGTGCATTCTTATTACTTAGCAGAAAAACTCCATTTCCCTCGGGACACCGCCCGCCgcaccgccccccgcccggccctgccccgccgccccggagCAAAGGCCGgttccccgccgccccctcacCGGTACATCTTCTGCGCTACCGTCAGCGACAGGTCGAAGGTGGCTCCGGCCGCCGAGCGGAGGCTCTCGGGGAACATCTCCGTCAGCCCCCACAGCCGCTCCGCCAGCGTCTCCTCCAGCTGCGGGCGGCACGGCGTCAGGCACGGCGTCAggccccgcgccccggcacGGGCCCCgcgcgcccccgcccgccccgccccgctacCTCCTCCtcgtcatcctcctcctcctccagttcGTCCTCCAGCTCCTCGGCCTTGCCCGGACCGCCCTTGGGCAGCAGCTCCTCCGGGGACAGGGACGCAGCGGCCGCCATTGCCGTCAGCCAGGGACAGAGGGGCGGAGGGGGGTGGAAGGCCGCCGGAAGCGGGGCCCTGCTTCCGCCGCCCGGCCTTGGTGGGGGGCAGGGGCcagcgccccctggcggccaGGAGGAGCTCAACCCGTCCCCCCGCTAGCCCCCTCCCTAGCCCGACGCTGTACGTAA encodes the following:
- the JOSD1 gene encoding josephin-1 isoform X1, producing MSCVPWKGDKTKSESPEPPQLPPLHIYHEKQRRELCALHALNNVFQDSNAFTRETLQEIFQRLSPNTMVTPHKKSMLGNGNYDVNVIMAALQTKGYEAVWWDKRRDVNVIALSNVMGFIMNLPSSLCWGPLKLPLKRQHWICVREVGGTYYNLDSKLKVPEWIGGESELRKFLKHQLRGKNCELLLVVPEEVEAHQSWRADV
- the JOSD1 gene encoding josephin-1 isoform X2 — encoded protein: MSCVPWKGDKTKSESPEPPQLPPLHIYHEKQRRELCALHALNNVFQDSNAFTRETLQEIFQRLSPNTMVTPHKKSMLGNGNYDVNVIMAALQTKGYEAVWWDKRRDVNVIALSNVMGFIMNLPSSLCWGPLKLPLKRQHWICVREVGGTYYNLDSKLKVPEWIGGESELRSLAHSNERHAKCSRKEVKLQSRNWLRRKSL
- the TOMM22 gene encoding mitochondrial import receptor subunit TOM22 homolog; the encoded protein is MAAAASLSPEELLPKGGPGKAEELEDELEEEEDDEEELEETLAERLWGLTEMFPESLRSAAGATFDLSLTVAQKMYRFSRAALWIGTTSFMILVLPVVFETEKLQMEQQQQLQQRQILLGPNTGLSGGMPGALPPLSGKI